AATCTTTTTTGCTCAGTTATTACATAAGAAATCACACCACACATGATGTGAAACAGCAGATGGACTCAGACAATGCTGTCAGTGATGAGCAGCACTTCACTCACGATTACACATGCAACAGTTTATGACCACTCACCAGATCCACTGTTACTCATCTCACCGTCACCATGGTGACACAAGTGAATCAAAGGATGGGACACAGTAGGAGGCATATATGGTTTGTGTGTACATACCATCTGCTCTGTGAACTCAGTGCCTTACTGCAGTTAGTATTCTTTTTttgctgtatgtgtgtgtgctttatagGCAGTTCTCAGTGATGtgtatttaactttttttttgttaaattgaATCTTTGGTGCTATATTAAAGTTCATTTCTAAtccaaattaaatttttaagtgTGAAACTTTATGACCAAAAATAATgggatgttattttttttatatatatattgaataaaTGCTGCATGTTCAGTGTACATTGACAGTGAATGACTTTCCCCACTAGATGGAGTCAGCAGCTTGGAGCAAAAAAGGTTTTCAGTGGGGTTAAGATCGGTTAAGATATGTAGTTTGGCCTGGCTGTGTGGCATGGAGTATTGTCCTGTGGGAAAAACAAAAGTCGCAGGTTTGAGTCTCAGTTCCGACTCTCATTACCAACAACTCATTACTCTTGAGCAAGGCATCTAACAAACAGTCGCTCCCTTGGCTACACTTCACATCACTTTAATAAAGTTACCCAACAGCAGCGTAAAAGACTGGTAGAGAGCATGCCAAGACGCATGAAGGCCGTTATAACGTAGTTCGTACGTACGGGAaaaaggaggcgggaaccggcgaacattcaacaaaactttaattaaaaataaacaaagaacaaaacgaaagtaatgcctcgcggacgtctgccggccacacaaacataataaaacataaaataaggtccaggcctggtcctctctcgtccttcacggtcgtcgctcctccttttatgctcccgtatctcctccgtgagagactcaaggccggtgcgcctcccaggtgatgctcgttatcacgtgcgtcaccggcctcgcgccgttccctcacggctctcgcccgccctggtcgccacagcTGTGAATCAGGGTTATTCCACCAAATATAGATTTCTGAACTCTTTCTAAGTTAAAAAATTAGTATTGTGTTGTTTGAAATGAATATAAACTTGCTTTCTTTGCCTTATTCAAGGTCTGAAACATGGCatcttttttgttattttgaacagttgtcattttctgcaaataaatgctctaaatgtcatatatttttatttgaaattgggAAGAAAAGTTGTCAGCAgtatatagaatttttttttaaattcattttattcaaacattCATATAAATAGTAAATCCGCACGTGTATAGGCTACATGTAGCCTATGTAAATGTAATCATATTTGAACccctgggtgtgtgtgtgtgtgtgtgtatacagtgctcagtgtaAGTGAGttcaccccctttgaaaagtaacattttaaactctcaatgaactcaaaaacaatttccaaaatgttggcaagactaagttttatataacatctgtttaacttataacatgaaagtaaggttaataatataacttaagAGAacaaacttttcagttttactcaaattaggttgatgcaaaaatgagtacaccccactgaaattctctggagcaaagctaaattttagactacaaatgtctaatttaacaagaattcaaccacagctgagtctaattattcattacacaggtgtccagcagacagctgactataaaagggtgttaaaaccccttcccatttcatgctgtcagcaatggcaccacatggaaaaGTCACAAggcctgagaaaaaaaaaaaatttctttacaccagaaagatgaaggctacaagaagatcaacaaagctttacttatcagtcagaatactgtagcaaaagtggtacaaaaatttaaaaaagatgaaactgcaaccatctcacagagacgtccaggtcgtcaagttaacacctcgacaggagcgtcttctgatgagaagggttgaagaaaatcagcatgcaagtttactgcagttatctaaagaagtaaaaagccgaactggggtgactatttcccatgacacaatacggcgtacaccgcagaggaatggcatgcatgggtgccgtccacgaaaaaagcctttcctaaagcccaggcataaaaaagcccgcctagagtttgccagggcccatgctgacaaagatgaagactactaggactctatactctggagtgatgagaccaagataaatgtttttggaacagatggcttcaaaactgtatggcgtcacaaaggtgaggaatgcaaagaaaaatgcatggtgcctacagtgaaacatagtggtggcagtgtccttatgtggggctgcatgagtgctgctggtgtcgaggagctgcatttcattgatggcatcatgaatttacagatgtactgctctatactgaatgagaagatgctaccatcactccgtgcccttggtcgtcgtgcacttttccaacatgacaatgatcctaaacacgcatctaaggccactgttggatttctgaagaagaacagggtgaaagtgattcagtggctcctgatctgaacccaatcgaacacctacgGGGAATTCtaaagagacaagttgagcatcactctccatccagcattcagtctctaaaagaggtcattcttgaagaatggaaaaagatagatgttgcaaaatgtttccaacttgttcattccatgcctagaagacttggtgctgtcattaaaaatcatggaggccatacaaagtactagatgtagtagtttttgttgtggggtgtactcatttttgcatcaccctaatttgagtaaaactgaaaaatgtctaagttatattattaaccttactttcatgttatgagttaaacagatgttatataaaccttagttttgtcaacattttggaaattgtttttgttcattgagatattgtttaaaatgttacttttcaaagggggtgtactcatttacgctgagcactgtgtgtgtgtgtgtgtgtgtgtgtgtatatatatatatatatataaaggttaAACTGACATTTATGTTGGAGTAAAAAATTCTCACCCTTAATATAGGGTGAACAGAGCTAAAACAAGATCCAAAATGGCTACAATGTCATACTAATTTAGGATgaacataatttaattttactgaATTCATTTGTTTGGGTTTTTAAATCCACAATGTTCACATTGACATCTATAAAAACGATCTCATGATTACATAAAGCACATTTTTCTGGACACCACTCTGATTAGGAGATCTGAAGAGCAGATTGCACAGAGGACAGCGCTGCGCTTCAGCATGACCTCAGACATGGAATATTTACCACCTTAATATTCCAGCATGCAAAGTCCAGGGCAGGAAATTATAGACTTTAATTGCATGTGTCATCTATTTTCATAATTTCCTTGAGTTATGCCCCATAAAATCAATGTGTAACATTTGCTAATAATACCCACTGCcacatttcaaatgaaaaagAGCTATTTATACCCTCGCTTATTAACCTCCGATGTGTTCGGGTATAACTCAAAGTGTCATTTGCAGGATAAAGCAGCCATCCGGTTGGAGCCGTACACTAGGAGTGGACAAAGAATAGAGAACaaaaaagagagacagaaaaTCTGGAGATGTAGAAAAATCAGAACAGcaataaatattaatgaaaCCTGCCCAAAATGTCAtgcataaattaatttaattttcagcTCTAATCAAGCTAAAAAACATTCTTATTTTGATTTCACAGAGGCATTGAGAAACTTGTGAGAAATTAATGGCTTACCATTAAAAGAAATCATGAAGTCCACCACGTAAACAGCAGATGCCAAAAGGCAATATGTAATGTAACTTCATTATAGATACCAGTAAAGTCTTTAGTCTAATCATTAAAAAGCACAAAATTATCTCAAAATGCTGCCCAGAGGCCAAAATATTGGGAAATGCTTTCAAATGAGATTCTGACGGCAGCATACGGGTAAACATTCGTTGATCTGAATATTTATCTGCATAATGCATACCTCTGAGAGGTATTTTATATTGTTCATTATTAGACTTTGATGAGGAATTTCAAAAGCTACATAAATTACTTGGCACAACATGTCTGTATATGACAATACAACTAATGACTCAGTGCCACGAtggcaaaaatgtacatttatgatgtAGTAAAGGAGagaaattacattttctttGAGCACAATATGGGTTGACATTTATTTGGTAAAGATTCGTCTTCCACAACATAAACAGAACCTTCAATCATTTATCCTTTTCAGCGAATGAAtgatctaaataaataaatgtattcattcaGAAAACAAAGGAAACTACTGTTAATATTCTGTTTAGCACTAACATGGAAGCCTGTTTctgacatgaaataaaaactgattttttatctcacagttcagactttatttctcacaatttcgTGTTTATATCTgtcaattctaacttttttctctatctataaatttggaattgtgagaaataaagtaagGATTGTGTGTAAAGTTTGCAATTCTGAAGAAGAAGGTCTGAATTTCGAGattaaaaaaattgcaattCTCAGAAAATTTTTTGCCAGATGTTAGCtcaaaattgcaaaatataaactcgtaattgtgagaaataaagtcagaattatgtctTATAAACTTGCACACAATTCTatgcaattccgagtttatatatCATGATTCGCAATCGTTACTTTTTGCTTCTTGGAATTGCTgcaaataaactcagaattgtatGTTAAAAAACTTGCAATTAGGACTTTTTCATATTTGCgtgtttttaaaaacacaattctgactttactttacttttttcatgttaaagagatgttaaagggttagttcacccaaaaattaaaattctgtcattaattactcaccctcatgttgttccaaacccataagaccttcgttcatattcgtaacacaaattaagatatttttgatgaaatccgtgagctatcgatagactgcaacacaattaccactttcagtgcccagaaaggtagtaaagacgtcacaaaaatagtccatgtgactgcggtggttcaaccttaatactttttatgcacaaaaaacaaacaaaaataatgacaatttcTTTCTCTTCCATGgcagtctcctacgcagttgacATTGTACACACAGTGtagcttccaggttctacatcagaacgccagTTCATCATTGGtgatgaagataaacaaaggtcttatgggtttggagcgaaatgagagtgagtaattaatgacagaattttcatttttgggtgaactaacccaaaactaactaaaaaacTGCAgcatataaacttggaattatGTGAAATGAGAATAAAATTTAATCTTCCGTTCGAAGTGGAGCTACTGGGTTAAAAAGTGGCCTCTCTTGCCTAAGACGCAGCTTCCCATTGCTCATCTCAAAGTCCTTTTTGGTGCCATTAAGGACTTCCAGGCTGCCGGTACGTACATCATAACCAAAAGAGCTCAGTTTCTGAATGCGATACTGAACTATCTGTGTTGTCAGTTCTAACACTGTGGGAGTCTCCATGATCTGCTCCATGCTTACTCCAGCAGCGAGGAGGCCTTTGAAGCGTTCAGTTAGTATAGGCACAGAATAGTATAACAAGGCTGGACATTGAAGTACGATCTCCCTGATCTCTGCTTCTGTGCATTCCAGGGTCTCCTGGGAGTAGCTGAGGGTGAGTCTCATGCTTTCAGGGTTCAGCTCAGTAACAAATCCCCTCAGTTTGGAAAGCAGCCGCAAAAGCTCATTGCTGGTGAAGCCCCTGTCGCGCAGGAACGTCAAGTTATCGCGCAAAACCTTGGGGGGCTTCAGGAGCACGTAGGGATTCTGAGTAAGCAGCTTCTGCAACCAGGTCTTCATATTATCCTCCCTCCCACCCAAGTCCAAATAGTCTTCTGCAGGGTCTGGATCATCTCCTCATTTTGCTTAACAGGTCGGCTGAAGCTCTGAGGGGCGCTGGCCATGAGCTTGCTAATAATCCGTTTGTTAAGATGCAATGTCTGGAAATACATGATGTTGGCCTTCTGGTTGTCGTGATCAGCGGACGAGGTGAAAAACGAGGCAGGGAATTTTTCGATGATTCCAACCAGATCCTTCTGGCTGGCGCACACAGACATCCACAGCTTTTTCTGCGCCTCCATTTGCTCAGGTTTGCAGAGGATGGCCTCAGGATGGAGCTCCAAAACACGTGCGATGACAGGCCCACTAGCCCCCATGTCCCTCAGCAGGGCGGCAGTCTCGCTCACGTATAAAGGGCTCTGCCGCAACACCCATCCCTTCAACTTTCGGATCTTACTGATGTCTACGGATAAGTCGTAAAGGGTGTCTATAGCAACCAGGTTCTCTTTGTGAACGATTGAGGAGTAAGGCCTTGAGAGGAGTGAAGGCGTTACTTGAGCCCGCTGGCAGTAGAGACACAACGATGTCGTGACTAATCGCAACATGTTTGCACAATCTACAGGTCTGTGGGTGGGACCGTTGAGTAATTGTGTGCATTGCACGCAAGTGACGTGCCTGAAACAAGTggaaaaacatttcagaaagtctcaaactattttaataaaacacttcCTCGTTCCTAATTACTCATGCAAAGCTGATATGCACAACCTTTTGAGTTTAATGAACAGAATGAGAATTCAGACACTACAAATCATCTAGCCATAGGATGTTATTTTGAAGATGCACTGCATACACATGCCCTGGTACTCATTTAATTATTGCCAGCCGATATTAACTAGCTTTCTATTTGCCGACACCCACAAGATGTTAATATCACAAAAGAGCCAAGGGTTTCATATCAGAAAACTGTGAAGTTACGCAACAACCACTTTTGGTATGCAAACAGAAAAAGTTACATAGTTAGACAGTTCCTTTATAATGAGACCATGAcatattttgtttgaaattgaaaacaaaaacactagATACCTTGAGGGACCAGGATATCCCAATAGATTTTGAATGACATTTGAGAGAGGCGAAACTATTAACCCTCATGTTCAGTTTAAGGTCTTTCAGgactttaaataaacttttttctttctttttttgatgcAATCTATGTGCTTGTGTACTCCCAGTTGAGAAAAACTTTGACAAAATAAACTTTTAGAGGATATactcataaaatattttagtctTTGGCTTCTAGAGAAACAGTAGAAAATATCAATGCTTGTACTGAGGGGTGCATCcaaatttttgttcaataaaatgCGTTCTAAAATGAGAATAACATACTTGAAATGCCCAACATGAAAAATATTTGCAGTCTAAGAGAGTATTTTCATATGTTAAGATTTTCCTTACATACACCccatcaaaagtttggaataattaaggttttttaatgtttttttaattaagtctCTTTTGCCCACtaaggcagcatttatttgaaatagaaatcttttgtaacattataaatgactttactgtcacttgtgaatttaatgtgtccttgctgaataaaatattatttatttttttaatttaccccagacttttaaatgtatcagtttccacaaaaatatgaagcagcaaaaactgtgtTCAACACTTAagataataatacattttccaaaatcagcatattagaatgatttctgaaggatcatgtgacactgaagactagagtaatgatgctgaaaatttcagaaataaattgcatgttaaaatatactcaattagaaaacagttattttaaattgtaataatatttcacaatattgctgtttttactgtatttttaatcaaataaatacagcattGGTGCGACATATGAGACttatgcaataaacattaataaaatcattgtaaaaataaaataaaaaaacaatatatattacattattatgtaataatgtattataacaTACTATATATGGAAAAGGAAAGGAAAACAACAATGTTATTATTATCGTTATGATTATTACACAAGTCAATCTCAACAGAACATGAGGGGAAGGGTGTGTTTTGTTACGAAACATCGTGACATCGAGATAAAGAAACAAACTCCACAGTCTAACAGTGGCTTGCATTTATTATTAGTCGGCAATAATATCACATCTGAAACATTCTCATACAGTAAATCAGACTGATCATTACCTCTGTAGTGACAGCGGTCAAACGTCAGTACAGCGGAAACACGGCACCTCTTGTTCTTGTTGTGACGGTCATGCGGTCTGAGCACAACAAGCGCCACCCTCAGTACAGGAGGAACATTGAAACCTTTTGATTGATAGATTTTGATAAAGCAGAGCAGAAAGAAATATGAATTGACCTTTCACCTCAACTACAAAATAGTCAAAACTGGcactaatataataatataatataacatttaagAATGGCACCCAAACTATTTCAAGCAACAGATATTTTTAACATCAACCTTTTTGCGACTGTGTGTTTTCAAAACTGAAACGTCGCTTAAAATGGCATCACAGACTGTGAGTTCTATAATCAGCACAGAAAGCAATTTGTTTGAACGGCAGTGGAGAGTGAGTCACAGTTGGAGCTTAATCACAATGCTGGATCATGCCTGCCTACTCAAACTGTTCATTCAGCCCACCCTTGAAGTCTCTACAATCTGGCGACTTACAAAGTGCTTTGCATTCACACGGCCCCCAGAGACTATTAGGTACCTGTACAAAGCACAGGTTAAGACAAAGgatgttcattatttttatgactCATTTTTCTCATGTTTAAATCTTTGTCTCTCAGAAAGAAACGTTTTTAAGAAACCATATTAGACATCTCTCAAATGTAATTTTGGGGCTATACTGGTCACACAAATACAAGGTCGACATTAaatggaagttgcgatagtctttacGTCCCTAAAAGTCCATTGCGACttcatttgaaaaattaaaacttGACTTGAATAGTGATTAATTACAAAACAATTGGTTAGACATGGCAGTACACTTTAATTTAgtacaaattatttatttaatcactCTGCCACATATGTGTTGTATGTTGCAGTATGTTGTTGTAGTACAAGAATGAACAATCTTGTGAATGTTTTTCCTTGTAGGCAAACAATCTGGTTCTTGCAGAACATTGCTGAAATGGTTGACTGAAGCTGACTCGGAAAAAAGGTATGTTCCTTTTTTAAGTTTCAACTGAGAATCAGCAAACAGACTgaattgctttattttttttaacacagaGCATTTTCTCAGTTATGTTTCATTAACAATGTGGTTGAAGTGTATAGTGTCTCTTGGAATAAATACTCAAAGACATACACAAGATATAACCTTAAGATAGAGAAAGTatgtttcaaaatttcttttGATTTATGAGATAAAACTTTCAACAACAGCTCACAAGATTAAAAGACTAACCTTAAATGGAAAGATAAATGATAACCATGTGCTCTGGGTTATAAGGGAGGATGAGGAAAGAAAAGCAAGAAAAACTGCACCtgagaaatgaaagaaaaaactcTGCACTTAAGAAGGACAACATCCCAACGTGGGTGGATCTTAATGCCAAACTTCAGAAACAGGTTACTCAAATTTCTGAGTATGTGGAAGGCAACAGGCAGAAAGCAGTCTCACGGATGGACAGAATACAACAGGATGAACCAAACAAGGAACATTGTGATACTTCTCGCTCTGCTGCTGGTGTGCGCTCTCGCCGAAGATGACCCAGAGCCTATATTCAGAGCACTTGGTGGGGAACTTGAGATGGGTTTTTGCTTTGGTGATGACATTGCTGTGTACAGACTGAATGCTGAAAAAAAGGAGCTATTGGGTCAATCCTCAAGTCCCTCAATTTCACCACCTGATGCTTTTAAGGGTCGGATCAGTTTCTCCGATGACGTTGAAGGTCTGCTTGGTCTGAAGATCACAAATCTTCAGTTCTCTGACTCTGGAACCTACATGAGAGAGTGCTGGAACAATGACACTATGGAAaattatcataaaaaaaatctctacGTGTGTACTGAGGAGTTCGACTTACAGAAAATTTCACTGACACCTGGAACAGGTGCAGATCTGGTATGTAATACGGGTTCCAGAAAACACATAACAGTAAAATGGTATAAAGACATATCTTTGTTCATGGATACTCAGATTTCTTTGGAACCATTACAACCTGAGCTTAAAAGCCTTGTCCAGGTGCATGACAAAGGCTCATCTTTACACGTTTCAGATGAGTTTATTCAGGACAGACCTCGTTTTTACTGCCTGGCTATGGAGGGAGGGCAATGCAGGAGTTTCCAAACCATAGGACTACCAGAAGATCCTGAGATGAAGACTGTTTATCGTTCTTTAGGAGAGCGCATAGTTCTTGCATGTTCAGTAGACCGCTTCAGACAGAGCCACTGGGAAACACCTTTTGGACAAGTTAACTCATCTGCACCGTTACGTCTCAAAGGGACAATCGAGAATCAGATGTCCGTGTCGAAAAGCAAGAATTCAGAAGACTATTCCCTAAACATTCCCTCTCTCACTTCAGAACATTCTGGGAGCTATAAATGTTTCTCTACCTTCCTCGTCGAAGAGTATGTTGTGAATGTGTGCCCTTTGCGTGAGTCAGCTGATATTTCATTTTCTGCAGAAGATAAGAAGGTGGTTCTCCAATGTGACTTCATGTCTTTACCAGATTTTAAAGATAAAGAGGAGTACACTAGCGTTCTGTGGTATCGAAACACTGGTGACCAAGACATCCAAATAATGGACTCAGGGGATCCTTCTTTAAACCTACCTAATGATCTACAGGGTCGGTTAAAGTTCTCACAGACATATTCCTCTCTCACCTTTACTAAACCAAAAAAGGAGGACAATGGGACGTACTGGTGCGTGGTGCTGCTGGATGACGAGAGCTTTGTTGATGAGGATACTTCTTCCAATGATGACAGTGAAGAGGATGAAGAGTATGAGGTGGACCATCAATTTGCGATGGAGGAAGAGTACATGGACATGTGTCTATTTATGCAAGTCACCAATCTAAAATTTCAGTCATATCGTAGAGCTCAGTCTAAATCTGAGCCTGAACCTGAACCTGAACCTGAACCTGAACCTGAAACTGAACCTGAACCTGAGACTAGCCTGACAATTTATGCTGTGTGTGCAGGGCTTGGAGGCCTATTAGCACTGGCTTTTTTGGTTGGTATTGTGGTGGTTATAAAAAGGAGAGCAAAGAAAAAATCTGCATCTGCTCAAGGAAGAGGTCTTGAACTATCTGAAGAGGAAGGAAGAGCACTTAAATCCACAAAGACGTAGAGTATGAGGTCACTCCTCGTGATCCTTCCACTGctttatttttacacaataaTTTGTGCACAATGTTcatgaaaaaatgtaattgtgaaAATTGAGAGGAAACTACTCAATGTAAATAGatatttcaccaaaaaaatggCAGTTCAAACAAGTTTTTTGGGGGGGCAGGTGTTGGTGGACTATGCCTTTATGGTGCAATTTCACCTTTGTCTTTCACCTCATCATCAACCATCCTGGAGGTGAAAAAAACAGATTTGTAAGACTTATTTAAAAGGGTGTTCAAGTACTGCAAAAAGGAGTTCAAtatcaaaatttaatttgacAATTAATCTTGTAAATGCTTAAATGGATGACAAAAGTGTCTTCTGTGTGCAAGTCTCAGGCATGAGGGTATGTAAAACAGCTACTGAAACACGTGACATTTTCTTGTGCAAAGAAGACAAGCCCGGCTGGTTTGTTTCCCTGTCAAATCTTGAGTACACAGTAAGCAAATGGCgctttaaaaataaacacaccATAAAGCCTGCATCAAAGCTGAATTCATATGAAGACAAACATATGggtcttaaagagatagttcacacaaaaatgaaaaatcattcactcaccctcaagttgttccaaacctgtatgactatATACGTTTTTGTTCTCAGAACattatgagggtgagtaaatgatgacaaaatgatcatttttagtGAGTGATGGTATTTCTTTTTAGCTCTTTTCTGTTTAAAATTGCATCATGTGTGATCACTGATCACGTACCCCATGCTTTCAACTGTAATGAAGCATTTAGTATTACAAAACTGCAACCGTTAACATCATGTCTCCCATGACAGAGATCTTGGTAATGATCcgtaaacattttcatttttttcctcactgTGACATGTAGTATATTTCCTGTTCTAATTTCTCTTCGGTTTCCATTAATGTGTCAACAAAGTCTGAATCTACTGCTGAATCTAATATCCTAGTCTAACAGCTGGCTGTGTAAACAGCGGCAGTTAGTGAGAGAAAGGCTGATGATGTCTAGAGAGCACAATACAGATTTGATGGACACGGTTATGTCACGTAAAGCTTCATTGGTGGTCCTGTGTGGAAACACAGATTAGTGAAACGGCTCTGTTAATGTGCATGCATGACATGACCAATGCATTCTCACCGAGGCTGGGCTGGCGGCCAACATACTGTTTGTTAAATAGCTATTAAAGGCATTTGAGTTACAATGGAATGGTCATACTTGTTTAAAAGCTTTAATCCATATTTGTGTTTTCACTACACAGGTGCGTTCTCAATGTATCCAATGGatttaaatgattttctttttataataacaCCTTGATTGCATTCAAAAATGctgtcaaatgtttaaaaaacagaTTTTGGAACATATAACGATCTTGATAATTAACTGAACATGCTGTAGC
The Megalobrama amblycephala isolate DHTTF-2021 linkage group LG19, ASM1881202v1, whole genome shotgun sequence DNA segment above includes these coding regions:
- the mterf2 gene encoding LOW QUALITY PROTEIN: transcription termination factor 2, mitochondrial (The sequence of the model RefSeq protein was modified relative to this genomic sequence to represent the inferred CDS: inserted 1 base in 1 codon), with amino-acid sequence MLRLVTTSLCLYCQRAQVTPSLLSRPYSSIVHKENLVAIDTLYDLSVDISKIRKLKGWVLRQSPLYVSETAALLRDMGASGPVIARVLELHPEAILCKPEQMEAQKKLWMSVCASQKDLVGIIEKFPASFFTSSADHDNQKANIMYFQTLHLNKRIISKLMASAPQSFSRPVKQNEEMIQTLQKXYLDLGGREDNMKTWLQKLLTQNPYVLLKPPKVLRDNLTFLRDRGFTSNELLRLLSKLRGFVTELNPESMRLTLSYSQETLECTEAEIREIVLQCPALLYYSVPILTERFKGLLAAGVSMEQIMETPTVLELTTQIVQYRIQKLSSFGYDVRTGSLEVLNGTKKDFEMSNGKLRLRQERPLFNPVAPLRTED
- the LOC125254159 gene encoding uncharacterized protein LOC125254159 encodes the protein MKEKTLHLRRTTSQRGWILMPNFRNRLLKFLSMWKATGRKQSHGWTEYNRMNQTRNIVILLALLLVCALAEDDPEPIFRALGGELEMGFCFGDDIAVYRLNAEKKELLGQSSSPSISPPDAFKGRISFSDDVEGLLGLKITNLQFSDSGTYMRECWNNDTMENYHKKNLYVCTEEFDLQKISLTPGTGADLVCNTGSRKHITVKWYKDISLFMDTQISLEPLQPELKSLVQVHDKGSSLHVSDEFIQDRPRFYCLAMEGGQCRSFQTIGLPEDPEMKTVYRSLGERIVLACSVDRFRQSHWETPFGQVNSSAPLRLKGTIENQMSVSKSKNSEDYSLNIPSLTSEHSGSYKCFSTFLVEEYVVNVCPLRESADISFSAEDKKVVLQCDFMSLPDFKDKEEYTSVLWYRNTGDQDIQIMDSGDPSLNLPNDLQGRLKFSQTYSSLTFTKPKKEDNGTYWCVVLLDDESFVDEDTSSNDDSEEDEEYEVDHQFAMEEEYMDMCLFMQVTNLKFQSYRRAQSKSEPEPEPEPEPEPETEPEPETSLTIYAVCAGLGGLLALAFLVGIVVVIKRRAKKKSASAQGRGLELSEEEGRALKSTKT